From a region of the Lactuca sativa cultivar Salinas chromosome 4, Lsat_Salinas_v11, whole genome shotgun sequence genome:
- the LOC111892399 gene encoding transport inhibitor response 1-like protein Os04g0395600 — protein MDPNQKRAKVVDRVDSVDTGVASFESTRMCPFPDEVLERVLSLIDSNKDRSSVSLVCKDWYNAERWSRRHVFIGNCYSVSPEIVAARFPRIQSVTLKGKPRFSDFNLVPEDWGADIQPWLSVFATAYPFLEELRLKRMAVSDESLEFLATNFQGFKALSLLSCDGFSTDGLKAIATHCKNITELDIQENGIDDLGGHWLSCFPESLTSLEVLNFASLNSEVSFEALEKLISRSKSLRVLKVNRNISLDQLQKLLLQAPQLMELGTGTFMQELVSGPLTDLKNTFSNCKKLITLSGLWDATSLYLPVIYPACVNLTFLNLSYATLRSGELSNLLSHCKSLRRLWLLDTVGDKGLEAVGSSCPLLEELRVFPADPFDQEIFLGVTESGFVSVSQGCPKLRYVLYFCRQMTNAAVATIARNCPGFTHFRLCIMNPGQPDYLTKEPMDEAFGSIVKACPNLQRLAVSGQLTDRTFEYIGKYSKKLETLSVAFAGSSDLGMEYVLGGCPKLRKLEIRDCPFGNGALLSGLTKYESMRSLWMSACNVTMNGCRVLAKERPRLNVEVMKEEGGDDGEAHKVYVYRTVAGPRKDAPPFVLTL, from the exons ATGGATCCGAATCAGAAGAGAGCCAAAGTGGTTGACCGAGTTGACTCGGTCGACACCGGTGTAGCATCGTTCGAGTCGACTCGGATGTGCCCATTCCCGGATGAGGTTCTAGAACGAGTACTGTCGCTAATAGACTCCAACAAGGACCGGAGCTCGGTGTCACTGGTTTGTAAAGATTGGTACAACGCCGAGCGCTGGAGCAGGCGGCACGTGTTCATCGGTAACTGCTACTCGGTGTCGCCGGAGATTGTGGCTGCTAGGTTTCCGAGGATTCAGAGCGTTACCCTTAAGGGAAAACCCAGGTTTTCGGATTTCAATTTGGTACCAGAGGATTGGGGAGCCGACATTCAGCCATGGCTGAGTGTATTCGCTACTGCGTATCCATTCCTAGAGGAGCTCAGGCTGAAGAGAATGGCTGTTAGCGATGAGAGTTTGGAGTTTCTTGCAACGAATTTTCAAGGTTTTAAAGCCCTATCGCTACTGAGCTGTGATGGGTTCAGTACTGATGGACTAAAAGCTATTGCTACTCATTGCAA GAACATAACAGAGCTCGATATTCAAGAAAATGGGATCGATGATCTTGGAGGCCATTGGTTAAGTTGCTTCCCAGAAAGCTTAACCTCATTAGAAGTTCTCAACTTTGCAAGCTTAAACAGCGAAGTCAGTTTCGAAGCCCTAGAAAAGCTCATTTCAAGATCAAAATCTCTAAGGGTTTTGAAAGTGAATCGAAACATAAGTTTAGATCAATTACAAAAGCTTCTTTTACAAGCTCCACAGTTGATGGAGTTAGGTACAGGAACTTTCATGCAAGAACTTGTTTCGGGCCCACTTACTGATCTCAAAAATACATTTAGCAACTGTAAAAAACTCATCACTCTTTCGGGGTTATGGGATGCCACGTCACTTTATCTTCCAGTTATTTACCCTGCGTGTGTCAATCTCACGTTTTTAAATCTGAGTTATGCAACTTTACGTAGTGGTGAACTTTCAAATCTTCTTTCTCATTGTAAAAGCCTTCGTCGCCTTTGG CTTCTTGATACTGTAGGAGACAAAGGTCTAGAAGCAGTTGGATCCAGCTGCCCGTTACTTGAAGAACTCCGGGTTTTTCCAGCCGACCCGTTTGACCAAGAGATCTTTCTCGGGGTGACCGAATCAGGATTCGTCTCTGTTTCCCAAGGCTGCCCGAAACTCCGTTACGTCCTCTACTTCTGTCGCCAAATGACAAACGCAGCGGTCGCCACGATTGCCCGAAACTGCCCGGGATTCACGCACTTCCGTCTCTGCATCATGAACCCGGGTCAACCCGATTACCTCACAAAAGAACCAATGGACGAAGCGTTCGGGTCCATAGTCAAAGCCTGCCCGAATCTCCAACGCCTTGCGGTTTCCGGGCAGTTAACTGACCGGACGTTTGAATACATCGGGAAATACTCGAAAAAGCTTGAAACGCTTTCGGTTGCGTTTGCGGGCAGCAGTGATTTGGGGATGGAGTATGTGTTGGGGGGCTGCCCGAAATTGAGGAAGCTGGAGATACGAGACTGCCCGTTTGGAAACGGGGCGTTGCTTTCGGGTTTGACTAAATATGAGTCGATGAGGTCGTTGTGGATGTCGGCTTGTAATGTGACTATGAATGGGTGTAGGGTGTTGGCTAAAGAGAGACCGAGGTTAAATGTTGAGGTTATGAAGGAAGaaggtggtgatgatggtgaggCTCATAAGGTTTATGTTTATCGAACTGTGGCGGGCCCACGAAAGGATGCACCACCTTTTGTTCTAACCCTATGA